Proteins encoded by one window of Salicibibacter halophilus:
- a CDS encoding LacI family DNA-binding transcriptional regulator: protein MEDVANHASVSKSTVSQFLNQRYEYMAGDTKKRIEKAIQTLGYNPNYVARSLKQKKTLTIGIIVANILHRFSTMAIRAIEDFCYEKDYNTIVCNADDDPLKERRYIQLLRAKQVDGLIIIPTEGNYEIYDGMQKEDFPVVFMDRKINGLTIPTITIENREAASRAVQHFYDLGHHRIGMLTPPLNISTRQERVEGFIKGYRLNNLVYDEKLIRNAEVEQVANELEKMLNLSDPPTAILSGNDLVLIEILSYAKKYDVKIPGDLALITFDDVTFANFYYPSLTTIAQPAYEMGEAAADQLIKRMKVMNYSRGANQDGNKIEFASTLVVRESCGS from the coding sequence ATGGAGGATGTAGCCAATCATGCTTCGGTTTCTAAGAGCACTGTATCCCAGTTCTTGAACCAGAGGTATGAGTACATGGCAGGAGACACAAAAAAAAGGATAGAGAAGGCAATTCAAACTTTGGGGTACAATCCTAATTATGTAGCTAGAAGTTTAAAACAAAAAAAAACATTGACAATTGGCATTATAGTAGCAAATATTTTGCATCGTTTTTCTACGATGGCTATTCGTGCGATAGAAGACTTCTGTTATGAAAAAGACTATAACACAATTGTTTGTAATGCAGATGATGATCCACTTAAAGAAAGAAGATATATTCAATTGCTAAGAGCTAAACAAGTAGATGGTTTAATCATCATTCCTACGGAAGGTAATTACGAGATTTACGATGGAATGCAAAAGGAAGACTTCCCGGTTGTTTTCATGGACAGGAAAATAAACGGGTTAACAATTCCAACAATAACAATTGAAAACAGGGAAGCTGCTTCTCGTGCAGTGCAGCATTTTTATGATTTGGGTCATCATCGAATTGGTATGTTAACACCGCCATTAAATATATCTACCAGGCAAGAAAGAGTGGAGGGATTTATTAAGGGTTACCGGTTAAATAACCTTGTTTACGATGAAAAATTGATAAGAAATGCTGAGGTTGAACAAGTTGCAAATGAACTGGAAAAGATGTTAAATCTATCTGATCCGCCAACCGCTATATTATCTGGAAATGATTTGGTGCTCATTGAAATTTTGTCATATGCGAAAAAGTATGATGTTAAAATCCCCGGAGATTTGGCCTTAATCACGTTTGATGACGTAACTTTTGCTAATTTTTATTATCCTTCTTTGACAACGATTGCTCAGCCTGCGTATGAAATGGGGGAAGCAGCTGCAGATCAATTAATAAAAAGAATGAAAGTAATGAATTA
- the ant(9) gene encoding aminoglycoside nucleotidyltransferase ANT(9), producing MSNRINEEIPKEARDALRIAEDVLGSKLVGVSLYGSAVSGGLRIDSDVDVLVVVNQRLSEATRRKLTERLMPISGKIGNEKGMRYLELIVIDKEDSVPWQYPPRYELVYGEWLRSEFENGQIPEPTFDPDLAIVLAQARAHSVSLFGPDLSTILDPIPITDIQKAIEESLPELIDDIKGDERNVLLTLARMWQTMAEGTISPKDEASQWAIPKLPKQQAEVLDIARKAYLGKYDDNWDGMEAEAMSLVNHMRGKIEAYFSI from the coding sequence ATGAGCAATAGGATTAATGAAGAAATACCAAAGGAAGCACGTGACGCATTAAGAATTGCGGAGGATGTACTCGGAAGCAAATTAGTTGGTGTGTCTCTTTATGGTTCGGCAGTAAGTGGCGGGTTACGCATCGATAGTGATGTCGATGTCCTCGTTGTCGTGAATCAGCGATTATCTGAAGCTACGCGAAGAAAACTAACAGAACGCTTAATGCCAATATCGGGGAAAATAGGAAATGAAAAGGGAATGCGGTACCTTGAATTAATCGTTATTGATAAAGAAGATAGTGTACCTTGGCAATATCCACCAAGGTATGAATTGGTCTATGGTGAATGGCTTAGGTCTGAGTTTGAGAATGGTCAAATCCCGGAACCAACGTTTGATCCTGACTTAGCTATCGTTTTAGCACAAGCACGAGCGCATAGCGTTTCACTATTTGGGCCTGATTTGTCAACGATACTTGATCCCATTCCGATAACAGATATCCAAAAAGCAATAGAGGAGTCTTTGCCAGAGTTAATCGATGATATTAAGGGTGACGAACGTAATGTGCTATTAACGCTCGCTCGCATGTGGCAAACAATGGCTGAAGGTACAATTTCTCCAAAAGATGAAGCTTCACAATGGGCAATCCCTAAGTTACCGAAACAGCAGGCGGAAGTGCTCGATATCGCTAGAAAAGCTTATCTTGGCAAGTATGATGATAATTGGGACGGAATGGAAGCCGAAGCCATGTCGTTGGTCAATCATATGAGGGGCAAAATAGAGGCTTATTTTAGCATTTGA
- a CDS encoding GrpB family protein, which yields MLKITTDNEVDELSSRKNRSHSTSKADENLQRVTVGELTPHNATITLLEYDSNWPKLFEREADRVRSVLGNRVLQLEHIGSTSVLDLCAKPIIDILLVVADAADETTYASDLEKAGYTLRIREPEWFEHRLFKGPDADINLHVFSEDASEIKRMLRFRDWLRTHASDRDKYASVKRNLAQREWRHVQHYADAKDLAVQEIMERAEEFVADEQ from the coding sequence ATGCTGAAAATAACAACTGATAACGAGGTGGATGAATTGTCATCAAGGAAGAACAGATCACATTCAACATCTAAAGCTGATGAAAACCTTCAGAGGGTCACGGTTGGAGAACTTACGCCCCACAATGCAACCATCACCCTCTTAGAATATGATTCAAATTGGCCTAAGCTATTCGAACGAGAGGCAGACCGGGTACGTTCCGTCCTAGGCAACAGGGTATTGCAATTGGAGCACATTGGATCAACCTCAGTGCTGGACCTGTGTGCCAAGCCAATCATTGATATTCTATTGGTTGTAGCGGACGCTGCAGATGAGACGACCTATGCCTCGGACTTAGAGAAAGCCGGATATACGCTGCGTATTCGGGAGCCGGAATGGTTTGAGCACCGGCTGTTCAAAGGTCCTGATGCAGACATTAATTTACACGTATTCAGCGAAGACGCATCTGAAATTAAAAGAATGTTGAGGTTTCGGGATTGGCTTCGAACTCATGCGTCTGATCGAGATAAATATGCATCTGTGAAACGTAACTTGGCTCAGCGTGAATGGCGACATGTGCAGCACTATGCGGATGCTAAAGATTTAGCCGTCCAGGAAATCATGGAGAGAGCAGAGGAGTTTGTCGCTGATGAGCAATAG